A section of the Rossellomorea marisflavi genome encodes:
- a CDS encoding GNAT family N-acetyltransferase, which yields MTHITYKNIHRDGRLVKENELYKHVHDQEFLERYSSNYIEFLRAPRLEEFRETADYLKDYHAARGQKHVKFHLPENKKPIDGLSDHLASKGFEISFTELYAIHPNDFPRMEEDPDIRVEVISDLDDYLVFQYEQDLIYGESFAKGKVAVHRQHFEDDHVTQLLAYYKGHPAGSVDVILKEGTAEIDGLMVHEDYRKKGIASRLQQKVMELYPDRTVILVADGEDTPREMYQKQNYRYQGFQYEIQKIYTE from the coding sequence ATGACGCATATCACCTATAAAAACATCCATCGCGATGGACGATTAGTGAAAGAAAATGAACTTTACAAACATGTCCATGACCAGGAGTTCCTTGAAAGGTACAGCAGCAATTATATTGAATTTTTGCGGGCGCCCCGCCTCGAGGAATTCAGGGAAACGGCGGATTACTTGAAAGACTATCATGCCGCAAGGGGACAAAAGCATGTGAAGTTCCACCTCCCTGAGAATAAAAAGCCGATTGACGGATTGTCTGATCATCTGGCGTCCAAGGGATTTGAGATCAGCTTCACAGAGTTGTACGCGATCCACCCGAACGATTTCCCCCGGATGGAGGAAGATCCTGATATAAGGGTTGAAGTCATCAGCGACCTCGACGATTACCTTGTGTTTCAATATGAACAGGATCTGATCTACGGTGAATCATTTGCCAAAGGAAAGGTGGCCGTTCACCGACAACATTTCGAAGATGACCACGTTACCCAGCTCCTCGCCTATTACAAAGGACATCCTGCAGGGTCGGTCGACGTGATCCTGAAAGAGGGGACGGCTGAAATCGACGGCCTCATGGTTCATGAAGATTATCGCAAAAAAGGGATAGCTTCCAGACTGCAGCAAAAGGTTATGGAGCTGTATCCGGATCGCACCGTGATCCTTGTAGCGGACGGGGAAGATACACCCCGGGAGATGTATCAAAAGCAAAATTACCGGTATCAGGGTTTTCAATATGAAATCCAAAAGATCTACACCGAATAA
- the proC gene encoding pyrroline-5-carboxylate reductase — translation MNTLFIGAGSMACALMRGALKSGALKKEDTYALNRSNDVRMKELDQWFGVSRPGGGESFDLVVLAMKPKDFDEAADVIRNHLSSKTVILSVLAGIPVSYIREKLGFHGGIARAMPNTSAALGKSATAVTLDRFDDRVMKEAVVHLLDSVGLTVEVEEHQLDLITALSGSGPAYVYYMAEMMQATAVELGLPSELARDLTIRTITGAGAMLEESGLDAEELRKNVTSPGGTTEAGIEALKAHGVEHAMFECISSARNRSEELGRQLIRTEKD, via the coding sequence ATGAACACATTATTTATTGGAGCAGGCTCGATGGCTTGTGCGTTGATGAGAGGGGCATTGAAATCCGGGGCGTTGAAAAAAGAAGATACGTACGCGCTCAATCGTTCGAATGACGTGCGCATGAAGGAACTTGATCAATGGTTCGGGGTGTCGAGACCAGGTGGTGGCGAATCATTTGACCTGGTGGTACTCGCCATGAAACCGAAGGATTTTGACGAAGCGGCAGATGTGATCCGGAACCATCTGTCCAGCAAAACGGTCATCCTGTCGGTACTCGCAGGAATTCCGGTCTCTTATATTCGCGAAAAGCTCGGGTTCCACGGGGGGATCGCCCGGGCCATGCCGAATACGAGTGCCGCCCTTGGGAAATCAGCGACCGCCGTGACCCTTGATCGCTTTGACGATCGAGTCATGAAAGAGGCCGTCGTGCACCTGCTAGACTCGGTGGGTCTGACCGTGGAAGTGGAAGAACATCAGCTCGACCTTATCACCGCCTTATCGGGGAGCGGCCCGGCCTATGTTTACTATATGGCGGAAATGATGCAGGCAACGGCCGTTGAACTCGGCCTTCCATCGGAGCTTGCGCGGGATTTGACCATCCGGACGATCACCGGCGCAGGGGCCATGCTTGAAGAATCGGGACTGGACGCCGAGGAGCTGAGGAAGAATGTCACGAGCCCTGGCGGGACGACGGAAGCAGGAATCGAGGCGTTGAAGGCACACGGGGTGGAACACGCCATGTTCGAGTGCATATCTTCCGCACGCAATCGCTCGGAGGAACTTGGCAGGCAGCTCATCAGGACAGAAAAGGACTGA
- a CDS encoding DNA polymerase thumb domain-containing protein has product MSVDYSGLPHQKILCIDMKSFYASCSAVMMGLDPLDCYLAVVGDQSRQGSIVLAASPKLKQDFGIKTGARMYEIPRDDRICLVEPKMATYVRISMEITKLFHRYVPKEAIHTYSVDESFIKIDGAMGLWGGAEEVARKIQDDMEREFQLPCAIGIGPNMLLAKLCLDLDAKSKGIAEWTYEDVPDKLWPLSPLSEMWGIGKRLEKTLNRMGIFSVGQLAQYELGKLEAKFGIMGNQLYHHAWGVDLSEIGAPIMDGQVSFGKGQILLRDYKEKEEIKHVILEMCEEVARRARSHKKAGRTISFGLGYSHEEFGGGFHRSRTVEEPTNITMEIYRTCLELFEENYSGRTVRKLSITLSNIVEDGPLQMSLFDLKRPELKRLGYVVDGIRSKYGSSSLLRAVSYTAAGTARHRAKLVGGHKS; this is encoded by the coding sequence ATGAGTGTCGATTACAGCGGGCTTCCGCATCAAAAGATCTTGTGCATCGATATGAAGAGCTTCTATGCCAGTTGTTCGGCTGTGATGATGGGATTGGATCCACTGGATTGCTATCTGGCGGTCGTCGGCGATCAAAGCCGTCAGGGGAGCATCGTGCTGGCTGCTTCACCGAAGCTGAAGCAGGATTTTGGGATCAAGACCGGGGCGAGGATGTACGAAATTCCCCGGGACGACCGGATATGCCTGGTGGAGCCGAAGATGGCGACCTATGTCCGGATATCCATGGAGATCACGAAGCTGTTCCACCGTTACGTCCCGAAGGAGGCCATTCATACGTACAGTGTGGATGAGAGTTTCATCAAGATCGATGGGGCAATGGGACTGTGGGGCGGAGCGGAGGAAGTCGCCCGTAAGATCCAGGATGACATGGAGAGGGAGTTTCAGCTTCCATGTGCTATCGGGATCGGACCGAATATGCTCCTGGCCAAGCTTTGTCTTGACCTTGATGCAAAATCCAAGGGGATCGCAGAGTGGACGTATGAAGATGTCCCGGATAAATTATGGCCGCTTTCTCCTTTGAGCGAGATGTGGGGGATTGGCAAACGCCTTGAAAAAACGCTGAACCGAATGGGGATCTTTTCGGTGGGCCAGCTTGCCCAATATGAGCTCGGGAAACTTGAAGCGAAATTCGGGATCATGGGAAATCAGCTCTACCACCATGCATGGGGAGTCGACCTGTCAGAAATCGGGGCCCCCATCATGGATGGACAGGTGAGCTTCGGTAAAGGTCAGATCCTGCTTCGGGATTATAAAGAGAAGGAAGAAATCAAACATGTCATCCTGGAGATGTGCGAGGAGGTTGCCCGGCGCGCCCGTTCCCATAAAAAGGCGGGAAGGACCATCAGCTTCGGCCTCGGATACAGTCATGAAGAATTCGGCGGTGGATTCCACCGTTCCAGGACGGTGGAAGAGCCGACAAACATCACGATGGAAATTTACCGGACCTGCCTGGAACTGTTCGAAGAGAATTACAGCGGAAGAACCGTCCGGAAATTATCCATTACGTTATCCAATATCGTGGAAGATGGCCCGCTTCAAATGTCGCTTTTCGACTTGAAGCGTCCGGAACTGAAAAGACTCGGCTATGTGGTGGACGGGATCCGGAGTAAATATGGATCTTCATCCCTTCTGAGGGCGGTATCCTACACGGCGGCCGGTACGGCACGCCACCGGGCCAAGCTGGTCGGCGGTCACAAATCGTAA
- a CDS encoding DUF3221 domain-containing protein, with amino-acid sequence MKNYTIAVMLVTAMVLLTGCGMGNAVEHRQSSGSYIGFVTQVEAKELLINDIWFSVQETVVINGNGDEIPLEDVGLGDKVKVEADGEISESHPRRAEAEKMSLLSDEGSMKECHAVRLVLQDPRFSEVMLRSVTKEVPGVYDVRFTDPSIGMDVKVVVNLQHERVMVPARPVAN; translated from the coding sequence ATGAAGAATTATACGATCGCTGTGATGCTTGTCACCGCCATGGTCCTGTTGACCGGCTGCGGAATGGGGAACGCGGTGGAACATAGACAGTCCAGTGGATCATACATAGGCTTTGTCACCCAGGTGGAAGCAAAAGAACTTTTAATCAATGATATATGGTTTTCTGTACAAGAGACAGTCGTGATAAATGGGAACGGGGATGAAATCCCGCTAGAGGATGTAGGTCTCGGGGACAAAGTCAAGGTAGAAGCAGACGGTGAGATATCCGAGTCTCATCCGCGCAGGGCGGAGGCGGAAAAAATGAGCCTCCTTTCCGATGAGGGGAGTATGAAGGAGTGCCATGCCGTCCGTCTCGTCCTCCAAGATCCGAGATTTTCAGAAGTGATGCTTCGTTCTGTCACCAAGGAGGTGCCGGGGGTTTATGATGTGCGGTTCACGGACCCTTCCATCGGAATGGACGTGAAGGTCGTGGTGAATCTTCAGCATGAGCGGGTGATGGTTCCTGCGCGGCCTGTTGCAAATTGA
- the zwf gene encoding glucose-6-phosphate dehydrogenase, with amino-acid sequence MNNQQTPSSLITIFGATGDLAKRKLYPSLYHLFTKGKISKHFAVIGIGRREWSNETFQEHVRTSVHNAIGSNENIEEFVSHFYYQAHDVSSDESYRELKTLSDQLDEQYQLEGNRIFYLAMAPEFFGTITEQLKKQGVTDAKGFQRLVIEKPFGHDLPSAEALNKQIRESFSEDQIYRIDHYLGKEMVQNIEVIRFANAMFEPLWNNRYISNIQVTSSEELGVEDRGRYYEKSGALRDMVQNHLIQMVALLAMEPPIKLTTDEIRSEKVRVLRSLRPIEGEEVKDYFVRGQYGPGKMHEQAVPGYREADNVDDESNTETFVAGKLMIDNFRWAGVPFYIRTGKRMETKSTKIVVQFKDIPMNLYYNPGKPLAPNLLVIHIQPEEGITLHLNVKKTGQDIETTPVKLNFANHDLDGINTPEAYEKLLHDCLRGDATNFTLWDEVKLSWAFVDKISEIWESTQQEDFPNYPAGSMGPKAADELLDKDGFNWWPIGKLDVE; translated from the coding sequence TTGAATAATCAGCAAACACCATCTTCTCTCATTACGATTTTCGGGGCGACTGGTGATCTAGCCAAGAGGAAATTATATCCATCCCTTTATCATTTATTTACAAAAGGAAAGATCTCCAAGCACTTTGCCGTCATCGGCATCGGGCGTAGGGAATGGTCGAACGAAACCTTCCAGGAGCACGTAAGAACCTCTGTACATAACGCAATCGGAAGTAATGAAAACATAGAAGAGTTTGTATCCCATTTTTATTATCAGGCTCATGATGTATCAAGCGATGAATCCTACAGGGAATTGAAAACCCTCTCGGATCAGCTGGATGAACAGTATCAGCTTGAAGGAAATCGCATCTTCTATCTCGCCATGGCACCTGAATTCTTCGGTACCATCACGGAGCAGCTCAAGAAGCAAGGCGTTACGGATGCAAAAGGTTTCCAACGACTTGTGATCGAGAAACCATTCGGTCACGATCTTCCGTCTGCTGAAGCACTGAATAAACAGATCCGCGAATCCTTCTCTGAAGACCAGATCTATCGCATCGATCATTATCTCGGTAAGGAAATGGTTCAAAATATCGAAGTTATCCGTTTCGCCAATGCCATGTTCGAACCACTCTGGAATAACCGCTACATCTCAAACATCCAAGTCACTTCTTCGGAAGAGCTAGGGGTGGAGGATCGCGGCCGGTACTACGAGAAAAGTGGAGCGCTCCGAGACATGGTGCAGAATCACTTGATCCAGATGGTGGCCCTCCTTGCCATGGAACCGCCAATCAAGCTGACTACCGATGAGATCCGCAGCGAGAAGGTCCGCGTTCTTCGCTCCCTACGTCCTATAGAAGGCGAAGAAGTGAAAGACTACTTCGTACGCGGTCAGTACGGACCAGGGAAAATGCACGAACAAGCTGTACCGGGCTACCGGGAAGCAGACAATGTGGATGATGAGTCCAACACGGAAACATTCGTGGCAGGTAAACTGATGATCGATAACTTCCGCTGGGCAGGTGTGCCATTCTATATCAGAACGGGCAAGCGCATGGAAACAAAATCGACGAAAATCGTCGTACAATTCAAAGATATCCCGATGAATCTTTACTACAATCCAGGGAAACCACTTGCGCCGAACCTTTTGGTGATCCATATTCAACCTGAAGAGGGCATCACCCTTCACCTCAACGTTAAGAAAACCGGTCAGGATATTGAAACGACTCCTGTCAAATTGAATTTTGCCAACCACGACTTGGATGGCATCAATACACCGGAAGCTTACGAAAAATTACTTCATGACTGCCTGAGGGGCGATGCGACGAACTTCACCCTATGGGACGAAGTGAAATTGTCCTGGGCATTTGTTGACAAGATCTCTGAAATTTGGGAATCTACTCAACAGGAAGACTTTCCTAACTACCCTGCCGGCTCCATGGGTCCAAAAGCAGCAGACGAGCTATTGGACAAAGATGGTTTCAACTGGTGGCCGATAGGGAAACTTGATGTAGAATAA
- the namA gene encoding NADPH dehydrogenase NamA has product MNRKLFQPYTIKNVELKNRIVMAPMCMYSSHNEDGKIENWHRTHYTSRAVGGAGLIIQEATAVTPQGRISPQDLGIWSDDHLDGLTELVTLMKEQGAKTGIQLAHAGRKAVLEGDILAPSAIAFNDDMKTPVAMTIEQINETVTAFIHGAERARKAGFDVIEIHGAHGYLVNEFLSPLSNRREDEYGGSAENRYRFLKEIIDGVKTVWDGPLFVRVSAKDYHEDGLDVDDYIIFSKWMKEQGVDLIDVSSGAVVPARIPVFPGYQVKPAERIKHEADIDTGAVGLITSGLQAEEILQNERADLILLGRELLRDPYWPRTAAKELGHEITPPVQYERGW; this is encoded by the coding sequence TTGAATCGAAAACTATTTCAACCATATACGATCAAGAATGTAGAATTGAAAAACCGCATCGTCATGGCGCCGATGTGCATGTACTCTTCCCATAATGAAGACGGAAAGATTGAAAACTGGCACCGCACGCACTACACAAGCAGGGCTGTAGGAGGAGCGGGGCTGATCATACAGGAAGCTACCGCCGTCACACCTCAGGGCCGCATCTCCCCTCAAGATCTTGGAATCTGGAGTGATGATCACCTTGATGGCCTGACGGAGCTTGTCACTCTCATGAAGGAACAAGGGGCCAAAACCGGCATCCAACTTGCCCACGCCGGAAGGAAAGCCGTACTTGAAGGGGATATCCTCGCACCGTCCGCCATCGCCTTCAACGACGACATGAAAACGCCTGTTGCCATGACGATCGAACAGATCAACGAAACGGTCACAGCGTTCATACATGGTGCTGAAAGAGCCAGAAAAGCCGGATTCGATGTGATTGAAATCCATGGCGCCCACGGCTATCTCGTCAACGAGTTCCTATCCCCCCTCTCCAATAGGCGGGAAGATGAATACGGAGGGAGCGCAGAAAACCGCTACCGCTTCCTGAAGGAAATCATCGACGGGGTCAAAACCGTATGGGACGGTCCCCTCTTCGTCCGTGTGTCGGCGAAGGATTACCATGAGGACGGCCTCGACGTGGATGATTATATCATCTTCTCCAAATGGATGAAGGAGCAGGGAGTCGACCTTATCGATGTCAGCTCCGGAGCCGTTGTTCCGGCACGGATTCCTGTCTTCCCCGGCTACCAGGTGAAACCGGCCGAACGCATCAAGCATGAGGCCGACATCGATACAGGTGCTGTTGGACTGATTACCTCGGGTCTTCAGGCAGAAGAGATCCTTCAGAATGAGCGCGCTGATCTCATCCTTCTCGGAAGGGAGCTGCTTCGGGATCCATATTGGCCGCGTACGGCAGCAAAAGAACTCGGTCACGAGATCACCCCACCCGTTCAATATGAACGTGGATGGTAA
- a CDS encoding DUF402 domain-containing protein, translating into MKRKFGDRRGWKRVLTKRYAMTSVKREGFEGDITLVEMKEVGEPLWKSYGERRVCLVDNGYQWLQHFPSHGAYTLTTMFNGEGEIVQWYIDVCRGTGQEDGVPWMDDLYLDLVVLPTGEREILDADELDDAMESGIIDKDVYDQAWIVLKRIEDAVILGQFSLLKQAVEDRVRLSAFLKDNSC; encoded by the coding sequence ATGAAAAGGAAATTTGGCGATCGTAGAGGGTGGAAACGGGTTTTGACAAAGCGGTATGCCATGACCTCTGTCAAACGGGAAGGTTTCGAAGGAGACATTACGCTGGTAGAGATGAAGGAAGTGGGAGAGCCGCTTTGGAAAAGCTATGGAGAGCGGAGAGTGTGCCTTGTGGACAATGGGTATCAGTGGCTTCAACATTTTCCATCCCACGGTGCTTACACTCTTACGACGATGTTCAATGGAGAAGGGGAAATCGTTCAGTGGTACATCGACGTTTGCCGGGGAACGGGTCAGGAGGACGGGGTGCCCTGGATGGACGACCTATACCTTGACCTGGTGGTGCTGCCTACCGGTGAAAGGGAAATCCTCGATGCGGATGAACTTGATGATGCCATGGAATCCGGTATCATCGACAAGGATGTCTATGATCAAGCTTGGATCGTACTGAAAAGAATAGAGGATGCCGTGATCCTCGGGCAGTTCAGTTTATTGAAACAGGCGGTAGAGGATCGCGTCAGGCTTTCTGCTTTCCTTAAGGACAATAGCTGCTGA
- a CDS encoding SDR family NAD(P)-dependent oxidoreductase, producing MNSKIQGKTIIITGASGGIGERMAIRAAESGANLALIARRTPLIEGLAAKLRDQYGVKVVGYPLDVRDHEAVAKAFKEIKAEFGPIHVLINNAGFGIFKEAHEVSFEEVKGMIDVNVLGLMACTGEVLPIMKEQGYGHIVNIASQAGKFASPKSSAYSASKHAVLGFTNGLRMEAKRYGVLVTAVNPGPIATDFFTIADESGTYVKNVEKFMLNPDKVADKVIHALFTSRREINLPRWMNAGSLFYQLSPGLIETVGNRFFFKK from the coding sequence ATGAATTCTAAGATACAAGGAAAAACCATCATCATCACCGGTGCCTCCGGGGGAATCGGGGAGAGGATGGCGATTAGGGCAGCCGAGTCCGGCGCGAATCTTGCCCTCATCGCACGCCGAACCCCACTCATCGAAGGGTTGGCCGCAAAACTTCGGGATCAATATGGTGTCAAGGTAGTGGGCTATCCCCTTGATGTACGGGACCACGAAGCAGTAGCAAAGGCATTCAAGGAAATCAAGGCAGAGTTCGGTCCTATCCATGTGTTGATCAATAATGCAGGCTTCGGAATCTTCAAAGAAGCCCATGAGGTATCATTTGAGGAAGTAAAGGGGATGATCGATGTCAACGTCCTGGGACTGATGGCCTGCACCGGCGAAGTCTTGCCGATCATGAAGGAGCAGGGCTATGGTCATATTGTCAACATCGCTTCCCAGGCAGGGAAGTTCGCTTCGCCCAAATCAAGTGCCTACTCGGCGTCGAAGCATGCGGTCCTCGGCTTCACGAACGGTCTGAGGATGGAAGCAAAGAGGTACGGCGTATTGGTGACGGCTGTCAATCCGGGTCCGATTGCCACCGACTTCTTTACCATTGCGGATGAGTCGGGCACCTATGTGAAAAATGTCGAAAAGTTCATGCTGAACCCAGATAAAGTAGCAGATAAAGTGATTCATGCTTTGTTCACTTCCAGGAGGGAAATCAATCTTCCGCGATGGATGAACGCAGGAAGTTTGTTCTACCAGCTGTCCCCAGGCCTGATCGAAACCGTCGGGAATCGATTCTTTTTCAAAAAATGA
- a CDS encoding MBL fold metallo-hydrolase — protein sequence MKDTITKITLPTPYAVGDVNVYLVKGDALTLVDVGPLTEEAWVRLNAQIGEAGYELEDIDQVVLTHHHPDHAGMVERFAPSVEIIGHPYNRHWLHRDADFLDEYATFFFNLARESGVDEEILSKITSFEHLLTLMGNRPLDRCVEEGGELPGLSGWTIIGTPGHAQSHLSFYREEDGTLIAGDHILAHISPNPLIEPLFNGGGRPKPMLQYNESLDKLTKLPVSVAYTGHGEDVRDVQGLIVRRKRKQEERAASVQTMIQARPMTAFEICKRLFPAVYKKELGLTLSETIGQLDYLEASDRIKVEIQHGVYYYFS from the coding sequence TTGAAGGATACCATAACCAAAATCACTTTACCCACCCCGTATGCTGTAGGGGATGTGAATGTTTATCTAGTGAAAGGCGACGCATTGACTCTAGTTGATGTGGGCCCTCTTACGGAAGAAGCGTGGGTGCGCTTGAATGCACAGATAGGTGAAGCGGGATATGAGCTTGAGGACATCGATCAGGTGGTATTGACCCATCATCATCCAGATCATGCAGGCATGGTTGAACGATTCGCCCCTTCGGTGGAAATCATCGGCCATCCGTATAACCGTCACTGGCTGCACAGGGATGCGGATTTTCTTGACGAGTACGCTACGTTCTTTTTCAACCTTGCCCGGGAATCGGGGGTCGATGAAGAAATCCTTTCGAAGATCACATCGTTTGAACATCTTCTTACCCTGATGGGGAATCGTCCCCTTGACCGCTGTGTAGAAGAAGGGGGAGAATTGCCCGGTCTTTCAGGCTGGACGATCATCGGTACCCCTGGACATGCTCAGAGTCACCTGTCATTTTATCGTGAGGAGGATGGTACCCTCATCGCCGGCGACCACATCCTGGCGCATATTTCCCCGAACCCGTTGATTGAACCATTATTCAATGGTGGGGGAAGGCCGAAGCCCATGCTGCAGTATAATGAATCCCTCGATAAACTGACAAAATTGCCGGTTTCGGTGGCATATACAGGGCACGGAGAGGACGTCCGGGATGTACAGGGACTCATCGTCAGAAGGAAGCGGAAGCAGGAAGAACGGGCCGCTTCTGTCCAGACGATGATCCAGGCCCGCCCCATGACGGCCTTCGAGATCTGCAAAAGGCTGTTCCCTGCCGTGTACAAGAAGGAGCTCGGTCTCACTTTATCCGAAACAATCGGGCAGCTTGATTATCTTGAGGCATCGGATAGAATAAAAGTAGAGATACAACATGGGGTGTACTACTATTTTTCTTAA
- a CDS encoding cyclase family protein — MKIYDVTAPIHSDMPVYKNKPEKKPSIKTDTNGHVTESRISIDLHTGTHVDAPLHMFNEGETIETIDIKQLVRPVKVFDLTDAEENISYEDIKDLAIEENDFVIFKTKNSWDEEFNFEFIYVAADAAKHLAEKKIAGVAIDALGIERAQEGHPTHRTLMGNGVIIMEGLRLKDIEAGQYFMVAAPLNVQKTDASPARVLLFDEMIG, encoded by the coding sequence ATGAAGATCTATGACGTAACTGCTCCAATCCACAGCGATATGCCGGTATATAAAAACAAGCCGGAGAAAAAGCCGTCCATCAAGACCGATACAAACGGACACGTAACGGAATCACGCATCTCCATCGACCTACATACCGGTACACATGTTGATGCTCCCCTCCATATGTTCAACGAAGGGGAAACAATCGAAACGATCGATATCAAACAGCTCGTCAGACCGGTGAAAGTATTCGATTTGACAGATGCAGAAGAAAATATTTCGTACGAGGATATCAAGGACCTCGCCATCGAAGAAAATGATTTTGTCATCTTCAAGACGAAGAACTCATGGGATGAAGAGTTCAACTTTGAATTCATCTATGTAGCAGCAGATGCCGCCAAGCACCTTGCAGAGAAGAAGATTGCAGGTGTCGCCATCGATGCGCTCGGCATCGAACGTGCCCAGGAAGGTCATCCGACTCACCGCACATTGATGGGGAATGGAGTGATCATCATGGAAGGTCTCCGACTCAAAGACATTGAAGCGGGCCAATACTTCATGGTTGCAGCTCCCCTCAACGTACAGAAAACCGATGCTTCTCCTGCAAGGGTCCTCTTGTTTGATGAAATGATCGGATAA
- the rnz gene encoding ribonuclease Z, protein MDVQFLGTGAGVPAKFRNVSSVALKLLEERGAIWLFDCGEATQHQILHTNIRPRRIEKIFISHLHGDHIFGLPGFLGSRSFQGGESPLTVYGPTGIKSFIEVSLSVSKTHLRYPLHVVEIGEGIIFSDDQFTVVARKLDHGIESFGFRITEKDAPGVLQVERLREAGVAPGPIYKRLKAGETVTLEDGRVINGTDFLGPPVPGRTVSILGDTRVCPNSRALAESADLLIHEATFNKDQEKMARDYFHSTTAQAAATARDAGARALFLTHISSRYAKEAWPELEQEAKVIFPETMMAHDLLEFTVPRKSMEEQS, encoded by the coding sequence GTGGATGTGCAATTTCTAGGGACGGGTGCAGGTGTGCCCGCCAAATTCCGTAATGTATCAAGCGTTGCCCTTAAGCTATTGGAAGAAAGGGGCGCAATCTGGCTTTTTGATTGTGGAGAAGCTACACAGCATCAAATCTTACATACGAATATCAGGCCGAGAAGGATCGAAAAGATCTTCATCTCGCATTTGCACGGTGATCATATATTCGGGCTCCCGGGCTTCCTAGGCAGCAGGTCTTTCCAAGGAGGGGAGAGCCCCCTCACGGTTTACGGACCGACAGGGATCAAATCGTTCATCGAGGTTTCCCTGTCCGTCAGCAAGACCCATCTTCGCTACCCCCTCCATGTGGTGGAAATCGGGGAAGGGATCATTTTCAGTGATGACCAATTCACCGTTGTAGCCCGAAAGCTCGATCACGGAATTGAATCCTTCGGGTTCAGGATCACGGAGAAGGATGCACCAGGTGTCCTTCAGGTCGAGCGTCTGAGGGAGGCAGGGGTCGCACCCGGTCCGATATACAAACGATTGAAGGCAGGTGAGACTGTGACCCTTGAAGATGGCAGGGTCATCAATGGAACGGATTTCCTTGGTCCCCCTGTCCCGGGCCGCACCGTAAGCATACTCGGTGACACCCGGGTCTGTCCGAATTCAAGGGCACTCGCTGAATCGGCAGACCTTCTCATTCATGAAGCCACGTTTAACAAGGATCAGGAGAAGATGGCGAGGGATTATTTCCACTCCACCACTGCACAGGCAGCGGCTACGGCTCGTGATGCCGGGGCAAGGGCTCTCTTCCTGACGCATATATCGTCGCGCTACGCGAAAGAAGCATGGCCGGAACTGGAACAGGAAGCAAAAGTCATCTTCCCTGAAACCATGATGGCCCATGACCTGTTGGAATTCACCGTACCGCGGAAATCAATGGAGGAACAATCATGA